One part of the Neodiprion virginianus isolate iyNeoVirg1 chromosome 3, iyNeoVirg1.1, whole genome shotgun sequence genome encodes these proteins:
- the LOC124300404 gene encoding uncharacterized protein LOC124300404, with product MEMKDYHRASNALVFGGLVTYVAGLMLLMAFTSPYWLESYEETFSEFKNMGLWTYCFSDYRHPAYQFPELFNGCHHVFSDYYYVIREWLLPPWLMAVQGFVTIGLLYSFSSQAIIALVLIRWPLQFVLRYEWILSSIACVFNAITAVSLFMAVSVFGGQCWRRDWLMYPNFNHLSWSYAFAVISFMFHAFAAFFLYLDARMGYKMRVQSRNLVMQMHPTPQSHHGMHRTGYI from the exons ATGGAGATGAAGGATTATCATCGAGCCTCGA ACGCTCTCGTGTTCGGTGGCCTCGTTACTTACGTCGCTGGACTGATGCTCCTCATGGCTTTTACCAG TCCATACTGGCTCGAGTCGTACGAGGAGACTTTCAgcgaattcaaaaatatggGACTCTGGACTTACTGCTTCAGCGACTATCGCCACCCTGCCTACCAGTTTCCTGAACTGTTCAACGGGTGTCACCATGTCTTTTCTGATTACTACTACGTCATTAGAGAGTGGCTTTTGCCCCCGTGGCTCATGGCGGTTCAGGGATTCGTCACGATTGGGTTACTTTACTCTTTCTCTAGCCAGGCAATAATCGCTCTAGTACTCATCAGGTGGCCGCTGCAGTTCGTTCTCAGATACGAATGGATACTTAGCTCCATCGCTTGTGTGTTCAACGCAATAACTG CTGTGTCGTTGTTCATGGCCGTTTCCGTATTTGGGGGACAGTGCTGGCGCAGAGACTGGCTCATGTATCCGAACTTCAATCATCTCTCCTGGTCCTACGCTTTTGCTGTTATATCTTTCATGTTCCATGCTTTTGCCGCCTTCTTTCTATACCTCGATGCTCGCATGGGTTACAAAATGCGTGTTCAGTCACGCAATTTAGTCATGCAAATGCATCCCACTCCTCAGAGCCATCACGGCATGCATCGCACTGGTTATATATAA
- the LOC124300405 gene encoding uncharacterized protein LOC124300405, translating into MGKTIIGKCAVLCTAIGFITLLIAFTTPNWIETDGTLERPKLVKIGLWQVCFQGPQDMKHFFESTRSYGCFWVFEDLYYDIFETFNIKMPSSFIAAQFFFTLSMTLLFISGGLATLFTCCSQHHNKYQLLLQATGSILLLAGVCEMIAIKIFVTEDKAYYWLPDWEHNVLSWSFILAAISCVFTTLAGVLFFADARRHRITLIQIIQQRHYTPSTTI; encoded by the exons ATGGGAAAAACGATAATTGGAAAATGCGCGGTATTGTGTACGGCGATAGGTTTCATTACCCTATTAATCGCGTTTACCACACCCAATTGGATAGAGACAGACGGTACATTGGAGAGGCCAAAATTAGTAAAAATCG GACTTTGGCAGGTATGCTTCCAAGGTCCCCAGGATATGAAACACTTCTTCGAGTCGACCAGGTCCTATGGTTGTTTCTGGGTCTTTGAGGACCTCTACTACGACATCTTTGAGACTTTCAACATTAAGATGCCAAGCTCCTTCATTGCGGCGCAGTTCTTCTTCACTCTCTCCATGACGCTGCTTTTCATCAGCGGCGGCTTGGCCACTCTGTTCACTTGTTGTTCCCAACACCACAACAAGTACCAGCTACTCCTCCAGGCAACTGGCTCGATCTTGTTGCTTGCCGGAGTCTGCGAGATGATCGCAATTAAGATATTTGTCACCGAAGACAAGGCTTACTACTGGCTGCCGGACTGGGAGCACAACGTTCTAAGCTGGTCTTTCATCCTCGCTGCTATCAGCTGTGTATTTACAACCCTTGCAGGTGTCCTATTTTTTGCTGATGCCAGGAGGCACAGAATTACCTTGATACAAATAATACAGCAACGACATTACACGCCTAGTACTACAATTtag